In a genomic window of Shouchella clausii:
- a CDS encoding VOC family protein produces the protein MDHFQIDHIAIAVPCLRTSLPLFEQALQATASREERLPHHLINAVFINGMGVGYELIEPHPSNVSLQRFLAKQNNRPAFHHIAFSVANIEAAIGMLKEKHVRFTSELPLIGSFGRKVAFIHPSSTGGVLVELCEGKT, from the coding sequence ATGGACCATTTTCAAATTGACCATATTGCTATCGCCGTTCCTTGCCTTAGAACCAGCCTCCCTTTGTTTGAACAAGCGCTTCAAGCGACTGCCAGCCGTGAAGAAAGGCTGCCACACCACCTCATTAATGCTGTTTTTATTAATGGGATGGGAGTGGGGTATGAACTGATTGAACCTCATCCTAGCAACGTATCGTTGCAACGCTTTCTCGCGAAACAAAACAATCGACCAGCTTTTCACCACATTGCTTTTTCGGTTGCTAATATAGAGGCGGCAATAGGAATGTTGAAAGAGAAGCACGTCCGTTTTACGAGTGAGTTGCCGCTTATCGGAAGCTTCGGACGGAAGGTTGCTTTTATTCATCCGAGCAGTACAGGCGGTGTGCTCGTTGAACTTTGCGAGGGAAAAACGTGA
- the prli42 gene encoding stressosome-associated protein Prli42, which yields MPRKFQRLIVYIMIATLVIGTILTGAAGLGFF from the coding sequence ATGCCGCGTAAATTCCAGCGCCTGATTGTGTATATCATGATTGCAACCTTAGTCATTGGCACGATTCTAACAGGAGCAGCAGGACTCGGTTTTTTCTAA
- a CDS encoding L,D-transpeptidase, with product MKWSFLCIFLVMPLQPLQMPGDTDWEVEQASVIVNVRTNTLALIEANHIAEFHPVATGKKGDETPLGQFTVLVKVEQPYYRKKNIPGGDARNPLGSRWIGFDALGTAGRTYGLHGTNRPGSIGYSASAGCIRLANPTIERLYEKVDIGSKIFIVNEHRSFQAIAKEAGLIN from the coding sequence GTGAAATGGTCTTTTTTGTGCATATTTTTAGTTATGCCGCTACAGCCCTTGCAAATGCCTGGTGATACGGATTGGGAGGTCGAGCAAGCGAGTGTCATCGTCAACGTCCGTACAAATACGCTCGCGTTAATTGAAGCCAACCACATTGCGGAATTTCATCCTGTCGCCACTGGGAAAAAAGGGGATGAAACGCCCCTTGGACAGTTTACGGTTTTAGTTAAAGTAGAACAGCCTTATTACCGCAAAAAAAATATTCCCGGTGGAGATGCCCGTAATCCATTAGGAAGCAGATGGATCGGTTTTGATGCCTTAGGAACGGCAGGCCGGACATATGGGCTACATGGCACTAACCGACCAGGTTCAATCGGGTATAGCGCGTCTGCAGGTTGTATTCGTCTCGCAAATCCGACGATTGAACGACTTTACGAAAAAGTTGACATCGGCAGCAAAATATTCATTGTCAACGAACATCGCTCCTTCCAAGCGATTGCGAAGGAAGCGGGGCTAATAAATTAG
- a CDS encoding aromatic acid exporter family protein, which yields MPFKIGYRTLKTAVGVVIALSIAEALKLDYASSAAIITILCISVTRKNSLLVSWARFVACMIGIVISAVMFEALGYKPIIVGLFILLFIPVVLVAKSAQGIVTSSVIVMHLYTQKQATFAFFLNELQLIVIGIGTALLMNLYMPSKDNVLRRYRIEFEQKLAVILQELAAFIRDGESDWDGKEISEADHLLKESKTIALQAMENHLLREEDHYYHYFAMREKQLEIIERIMPHLASLEGAVTQSEPIADFLSELSAAVSPTNSVPYFMLRLEELKAAFRAMPLPATREEFETRSSLLYVMNEFEQYLQVKDALWSNKQDKKRPFRKA from the coding sequence ATGCCATTTAAAATTGGTTATCGCACGTTAAAGACTGCTGTTGGTGTCGTGATTGCTTTAAGCATAGCTGAAGCATTGAAATTGGATTATGCCAGTTCTGCAGCAATCATTACGATTTTATGTATTTCGGTTACGAGGAAAAACTCACTATTGGTTTCTTGGGCACGTTTTGTTGCCTGTATGATTGGCATTGTTATCAGTGCGGTCATGTTTGAAGCATTGGGCTACAAACCGATCATTGTTGGCCTGTTTATTTTATTGTTCATCCCGGTTGTACTCGTTGCAAAGTCGGCGCAAGGCATAGTCACTAGTTCTGTTATTGTCATGCATCTTTACACGCAAAAGCAGGCGACATTTGCGTTTTTCTTGAACGAACTTCAGCTCATTGTGATTGGTATTGGCACAGCGCTGCTTATGAACTTATATATGCCGTCTAAAGACAATGTGCTTCGCCGCTATCGGATTGAATTTGAACAAAAACTGGCTGTTATTTTGCAGGAATTGGCTGCTTTTATTCGAGATGGGGAGAGCGACTGGGATGGCAAAGAAATTTCCGAAGCAGACCATTTGTTAAAAGAAAGCAAGACAATCGCACTTCAGGCAATGGAGAACCACTTGTTGCGAGAAGAAGACCATTATTATCACTACTTTGCCATGCGGGAAAAGCAATTAGAAATCATTGAACGGATCATGCCGCACTTAGCTAGCCTTGAGGGAGCGGTAACGCAAAGCGAGCCGATTGCCGATTTTTTAAGCGAATTGAGCGCTGCCGTCAGTCCGACTAATTCTGTTCCTTATTTTATGCTGCGGCTTGAAGAACTAAAAGCAGCCTTTCGCGCTATGCCATTGCCGGCTACGCGGGAGGAGTTTGAAACAAGGTCATCACTATTGTATGTGATGAATGAATTTGAACAATATTTACAAGTGAAAGATGCGCTTTGGAGCAACAAGCAGGATAAAAAAAGACCATTTCGCAAAGCCTAA